A stretch of Faecalibacterium duncaniae DNA encodes these proteins:
- a CDS encoding carboxynorspermidine decarboxylase yields the protein MRLADTRPPFAGLANLSEAALAALPTPCYLLDEARLRRNGEILLGVQQRTGCKILLAQKAFSNYDLYPVLAPYLAGTEASGLYESRLGREELPEKENHVFCAAYRADQFEELLQYADHIVFNSPHQLAKFGPAAKAAGKSVGLRVNPEHSTQEGHEIYDPCAPGSRLGTTRAQWDAAAAQHPDLPDLLDGLHFHTLCEQDSDALAATLPALEAKFGDLLPRMKWLNFGGGHHITRPDYDLATLEKCITGTQEKYGVQVYLEPGEAWALNAGYLVTTVLDTLQNGETHLAILDMSAACHTPDVIEMPYRPPLLDAGEPGEKPCTFRLGGPTCLAGDVVGNYSFAAPLTEGDRLIFGDMAIYSTCKNNTFNGMPLPDIWVLHENGTTQPLARFGYHDFKYRLGSPR from the coding sequence ATGCGGCTGGCCGACACCCGCCCGCCCTTTGCGGGGCTGGCGAACCTCTCTGAGGCTGCACTGGCTGCACTGCCCACCCCCTGCTATCTGTTGGATGAAGCCCGGCTGCGCCGCAACGGCGAGATCCTGCTGGGCGTACAGCAGCGGACAGGCTGCAAGATCCTGCTGGCCCAGAAGGCCTTTTCCAACTACGACCTCTACCCGGTGCTGGCCCCCTATCTGGCGGGCACCGAGGCCAGCGGCCTGTACGAGAGCCGCCTGGGCAGGGAGGAGCTGCCGGAGAAGGAGAACCATGTGTTCTGCGCCGCCTACCGGGCCGACCAGTTCGAGGAGCTGCTGCAATACGCTGACCACATCGTGTTCAACTCGCCCCACCAGCTGGCAAAGTTCGGCCCGGCTGCAAAGGCGGCGGGCAAGAGCGTGGGCCTGCGGGTGAACCCCGAGCATTCCACCCAGGAGGGGCACGAGATCTATGACCCCTGCGCCCCGGGCAGCCGTCTGGGCACCACCCGTGCCCAGTGGGATGCCGCTGCGGCGCAGCACCCTGACCTGCCCGACCTGTTGGACGGCCTGCACTTCCACACCCTGTGTGAGCAGGATTCCGATGCGCTGGCGGCCACCCTGCCCGCGCTGGAAGCGAAATTCGGTGACCTGCTGCCCCGGATGAAGTGGCTCAATTTTGGCGGCGGGCACCACATCACCCGCCCGGATTACGACCTTGCCACGCTGGAAAAGTGCATCACCGGGACGCAGGAAAAGTACGGCGTACAGGTGTATCTGGAACCGGGCGAGGCCTGGGCGCTGAACGCGGGCTACCTCGTCACCACAGTGCTGGACACCCTGCAGAACGGCGAGACACATCTTGCCATTCTGGACATGTCCGCAGCCTGCCATACGCCGGATGTCATCGAGATGCCCTACCGCCCGCCCCTGCTGGACGCGGGCGAGCCGGGGGAAAAGCCCTGCACCTTCCGGCTGGGCGGCCCCACCTGCCTTGCCGGGGACGTGGTGGGCAATTACAGCTTTGCCGCCCCCCTCACCGAGGGTGACCGGCTCATCTTCGGCGACATGGCCATCTATTCCACCTGCAAGAACAACACCTTCAACGGGATGCCCCTGCCGGATATCTGGGTGCTGCATGAAAACGGCACCACCCAGCCGCTGGCCCGCTTCGGCTACCACGATTTCAAATACCGTCTGGGCTCTCCCCGCTGA
- a CDS encoding saccharopine dehydrogenase family protein, translating into MSKVLIIGCGGVASVAIHKCCQVPEVFTEICIASRTKAKCDKLAAELAPKTTTKIATAQVDADHVDEVITLIKSYQPDLVMNIALPYQDLTIMDACLACGVNYMDTANYEPENTDDPEWRAIYEKRCKEAGFSAYFDYSWQWAYAKKFEEAGLTALLGSGFDPGVTQAYCAYAKKHEFDTIDTIDILDCNGGDHGYAFATNFNPEINLREVSAPGSYWENGHWVEIPAMSIKREYNFDQVGQKDMYLLHHEEIESLAKNIPEAKRIRFFMTFGQSYLDHMRCLEDVGMLSTTPVNFNGQEIVPIQFLKALLPDPASLGPRTKGKTNIGCIFTGKKDGKEKTYYIYNVCDHQECYKEVGSQAISYTTGVPAMCGALMLLTGKWTTKGVHTVEEFDPDPYLDALDKYGLPRSESHAPALVD; encoded by the coding sequence ATGAGCAAAGTTCTGATCATCGGCTGCGGCGGCGTGGCCTCCGTTGCCATCCACAAGTGCTGCCAGGTCCCTGAGGTGTTCACCGAGATCTGCATCGCCAGCCGCACCAAGGCAAAGTGCGACAAGCTGGCCGCCGAGCTGGCCCCCAAGACCACCACCAAGATCGCCACCGCACAGGTGGATGCCGACCACGTGGATGAGGTCATCACCCTCATCAAGAGCTACCAGCCCGATCTGGTGATGAACATCGCCCTGCCCTATCAGGATCTGACCATCATGGATGCCTGCCTGGCCTGCGGCGTGAACTACATGGACACCGCCAACTACGAGCCCGAGAACACCGACGACCCGGAGTGGCGCGCCATTTACGAGAAGCGCTGCAAGGAGGCCGGTTTCTCCGCCTACTTTGATTACAGCTGGCAGTGGGCCTACGCCAAGAAGTTTGAGGAGGCCGGCCTGACCGCCCTGCTGGGCAGCGGCTTTGACCCGGGCGTGACCCAGGCTTACTGCGCTTACGCCAAGAAGCACGAGTTCGACACCATCGACACCATCGACATTCTGGACTGCAACGGCGGCGACCACGGCTATGCCTTTGCCACCAACTTCAACCCTGAGATCAACCTGCGCGAGGTCTCTGCCCCCGGCAGCTACTGGGAGAACGGCCACTGGGTGGAGATTCCGGCCATGAGCATCAAGCGGGAGTACAACTTTGATCAGGTGGGCCAGAAGGATATGTACCTGCTCCACCACGAGGAGATCGAGTCTCTGGCCAAGAACATCCCCGAAGCAAAGCGCATCCGCTTCTTTATGACCTTCGGCCAGAGCTACCTCGACCACATGCGCTGTCTGGAGGACGTGGGCATGCTGTCCACCACCCCGGTCAACTTCAACGGTCAGGAGATCGTGCCCATCCAGTTCCTCAAGGCCCTGCTGCCCGACCCCGCCAGCCTTGGCCCCCGCACCAAGGGCAAGACCAACATCGGCTGCATCTTCACCGGCAAGAAGGACGGCAAGGAAAAGACCTACTACATCTACAACGTCTGCGACCATCAGGAGTGCTACAAGGAGGTCGGCTCTCAGGCCATCAGCTACACCACCGGTGTGCCTGCCATGTGCGGCGCGCTGATGCTGCTGACCGGCAAGTGGACCACCAAGGGCGTGCACACTGTGGAAGAGTTTGATCCGGACCCGTATCTGGATGCTCTGGACAAGTACGGCCTGCCCCGCTCCGAGAGCCACGCCCCGGCTCTGGTGGACTGA
- the speB gene encoding agmatinase — translation MLYPNVETFIGCDSSYRAASIVLYGAPYDSTTSYRPGARFGPAAIRHESYGLETYSPYQNADLTDFDIFDSGDLELCFGSSESALADIQSRAAEILHDGKFPLLLGGEHLVTLGAVRAMVEKYPDLHIVHFDAHADLRDDYLGAKLSHACVLRRCHDLIGDGRIHQFCIRSGDRTEFEFAAAHTEMHKFDFTGLAQLTEQLCASKVPVYLTIDLDCLDPSCFPGTGTPEAGGVSFLQLLEAIRTVTKANIVGADLNELAPTLDTTGVSTATACKVLRELLIALDKGWPGFQV, via the coding sequence ATGCTTTACCCCAACGTTGAAACCTTTATCGGCTGCGACAGCAGCTACCGTGCCGCCAGCATCGTGCTGTACGGTGCCCCCTACGATTCCACCACCAGCTATCGCCCGGGGGCCCGGTTCGGCCCGGCTGCCATCCGGCACGAAAGCTACGGTCTGGAGACTTACAGCCCCTACCAGAACGCCGACCTGACCGACTTTGACATCTTCGACAGCGGCGATCTGGAGCTCTGCTTCGGCTCCAGCGAGAGCGCACTGGCCGACATCCAGAGCCGCGCGGCAGAGATCCTGCACGACGGAAAGTTCCCGCTCCTGCTGGGCGGCGAGCATCTGGTCACGCTGGGTGCCGTGCGGGCCATGGTGGAAAAGTACCCCGACCTCCACATCGTCCACTTTGATGCCCACGCCGACCTGCGGGACGACTATCTGGGCGCAAAGCTCAGCCACGCCTGTGTCCTGCGCCGCTGCCATGACCTCATCGGCGACGGACGCATCCACCAGTTCTGCATCCGCAGCGGCGACCGCACCGAGTTTGAGTTCGCGGCTGCCCACACCGAGATGCACAAGTTCGATTTCACGGGCCTTGCCCAGCTCACCGAGCAGCTCTGTGCCAGCAAGGTGCCCGTTTACCTGACCATTGACCTCGACTGCCTGGACCCCTCCTGCTTCCCCGGCACCGGCACCCCGGAGGCCGGCGGCGTGAGCTTTTTGCAGCTGCTGGAAGCCATCCGCACCGTGACCAAGGCCAACATCGTGGGTGCGGACCTCAACGAGCTGGCCCCCACGCTGGACACCACCGGCGTTTCCACGGCCACAGCCTGCAAGGTCCTGCGGGAGCTGCTGATTGCGCTGGACAAGGGCTGGCCGGGCTTTCAGGTATAA